A region from the Vicia villosa cultivar HV-30 ecotype Madison, WI linkage group LG3, Vvil1.0, whole genome shotgun sequence genome encodes:
- the LOC131657444 gene encoding uncharacterized protein LOC131657444, with the protein MSKVQCRKYRKLGHFVAKCSAKEWESKEDEAKVTRKEVDDEATFLMMISKEFSGNLEVLDSSCKSRDNNCRRKDLFVQINQVVKNKVKFAVDSTLTVEGVSDVLIEKKNGGYYMIKDVLYIPCIKCNLLSIRQLLEKGYNIRLKNKILRVVDASGVLILKAPMASNRTFKVELKVLEHRCLDKAASREE; encoded by the exons ATGAGCAAAGTACAATGCCGGAAATATAGGAAACTTGGGCATTTTGTAGCAAAATGTAGTGCTAAAGAGTGGGAATCTAAAGAGGATGAAGCCAAGGTTACAAGGAAAGAGGTAGATGATGAAGCTACATTCTTAATGATGATTTCCAAGGAGTTTAGTGGCAATTTAGAGGTGCTTGACAGTAGTTGCAAGTCACGGGACAACAACTGCA ggagaaaagatttgtttgtgcaAATCAATCAAGTGGTGAAAAATAAAGTGAAGTTTGCAGTTGATTCAACTCTTACGGTCGAAGGTGTCAGTGATGTTTTAATCGAGAAGAAGAATGGTGGATATTATATGATCAAAGATGTGTTATATATTCCATGTATTAAAtgtaatcttttgagtattagaCAATTGCTTGAGAAAGGTTACAACATACGTTTGAAAAATAAGATCTTACGTGTTGTTGATGCTAGTGGTGTGTTGATCCTTAAAGCTCCTATGGCTTCCAATAGGACATTCAAAGTTGAGTTGAAAGTATTGGAGCATAGGTGCTTAGATAAAGCTGCAAGTAGAGAGGAATAG
- the LOC131660111 gene encoding class V chitinase-like, translating into MAYFKMHSFLLISTLLIILQLQFSSTNAAVKGGYWYSDSGLAVSDINPSYFTHLFCAFANLDSTTNKVTISSANAARFSTFTQTVQAKSSSVKTLLSIGGGEGPTLAQKFANMASQASSRKSFIDSSIQLARSNNFHGLDLDWEYPSSDTAKTNFGLLIKEWRAAVVKESSSSGKAVLLLTAAVGGSNQITPLQYYPGPDIANNLDWINVMTYDLFISDSYPTSTQPPAPLKNPTGQFSVDEGIKKWISLGVPKNKLALGLPAYGYKWRLSDPNKHGLFDKATQGLGAVKYKDIKNAGAQVVYNSTYVTNYAFKGTDWYGYDDTQSISAKVSYAKQNALLGYFFWHIEQDSNWALSSTASQTLGA; encoded by the exons ATGGCTTACTTCAAAATGCATTCATTCCTCCTGATTTCCACTCTCCTCATCATTCTCCAACTACAATTCTCCTCCACAAACGCTGCCGTTAAAGGTGGCTATTGGTATTCTGATAGTGGCCTTGCAGTTTCTGACATTAATCCCTCTTATTTCACTCACCTGTTCTGTGCATTTGCTAACCTTGACTCCACTACCAACAAAGTCACAATTTCTTCTGCAAACGCAGCCAGATTCTCAACCTTCACTCAAACCGTCCAAGCAAAGAGTAGTTCGGTGAAAACCCTTTTATCAATTGGTGGTGGTGAAGGTCCAACTTTGGCACAAAAATTTGCCAATATGGCTAGCCAAGCTAGTAGCCGAAAATCGTTCATAGACTCTTCAATCCAGCTAGCCAGAAGTAATAACTTCCATGGTCTTGATCTTGACTGGGAATATCCATCCTCAGACACAGCCAAGACCAACTTTGGCTTACTCATCAAGGAGTGGAGAGCTGCGGTGGTGAAAGAGTCTAGCAGTTCCGGGAAGGCAGTACTGCTGTTAACTGCTGCAGTGGGTGGCTCTAATCAGATTACCCCATTGCAGTACTACCCAGGTCCGGATATTGCAAACAACTTGGATTGGATCAATGTAATGACTTATGACCTTTTCATCTCAGATAGTTATCCAACATCAACACAGCCACCAGCTCCTTTGAAAAACCCAACTGGCCAGTTCAGCGTAGATGAAGGTATCAAAAAATGGATTAGTTTAGGCGTGCCGAAAAATAAACTAGCACTGGGTTTACCCGCCTATGGTTACAAGTGGCGTTTGTCAGATCCTAATAAACATGGACTTTTCGATAAAGCTACCCAGGGACTTGGGGCAGTGaagtacaaggatataaaaaatgctggggcacaGGTTGTGTATAATTCCACATATGTTACAAATTACGCCTTCAAAGGGACAGATTGGTATGGATACGATGATACTCAGAGTATATCTGCCAAGGTTTCTTATGCCAAACAAAATGCATTGTTGGGATATTTTTTTTGGCATATTGAACAAGACAGCAACTGGGCTCTTTCTTCAACAG CTTCTCAAACATTGGGGGCCTAG
- the LOC131657445 gene encoding uncharacterized protein LOC131657445 — translation MKSSSSTNSGECTYDSYVKKFGSAEGMLRWKPKCGCGDMATLRRASTVTNYGRQFWGCRNYKGSTQPGCGYFQWFYDDAEDEKDHFMRNQKSRLEKLEHDIDAVKMEVECLKKKITELQNQSKKSMKIEKIWRSLFCLLLVVVVVRML, via the exons ATGAAGTCTTCTTCCTCAACGAATTCTGGAGAATGTACATACGATTCTTATGTGAAGAAATTTGGGAGTGCAGAAGGGATGTTGCGATGGAAACCTAAATGTGGCTGTGGAGACATGGCTACTCTACGAAGAGCTTCAACTGTCACGAACTATGGGCGACAATTTTGGGGTTGTCGTAATTATAAG GGTTCAACACAACCTGGATGTGGCTACTTTCAATGGTTCTATGATGATGCTGAGGATGAAAAAGATCACTTTATGAGGAATCAAAAGAGTAGGTTGGAGAAGCTTGAACATGATATTGATGCTGTAAAAATGGAGGTCGAGTGTTTAAAGAAGAAGATTACAGAATTGCAGAATCAATCGAAGAAGAGCATGAAGATAGAAAAAATTTGGAGGAGTCTGTTTTGTTTActtttagttgttgttgttgttaggaTGTTGTAA